One window from the genome of Ananas comosus cultivar F153 linkage group 13, ASM154086v1, whole genome shotgun sequence encodes:
- the LOC109719531 gene encoding uncharacterized aarF domain-containing protein kinase At5g05200, chloroplastic isoform X2 → MAITAMRGASLARSPLLLPHSHLPLVSSSRSVRLMRKMTNGGSSRLKLLARYSQAQDVSTRNIQDRINELPKLVEDILQTSLSTGPRGALRMAQGIQAVIGVGSEWLNDVSKTTSTSTSSRVPTDMQLGLLSPIYVRKLFERMGATYIKLGQFIASAPTLFPAEYVEEFQKCFDRAPAVPFNQIEAILREELQRPLDSVYEYIDPVPIASASIAQVHAARLKNSGEDVVIKVLKPGIEDILVADLNFVYIIARILEFINPELRRTSMVAIIGDIKESMLEEVDFRKEAVNIESFRRYLENMGLGNQAKAPTVYRHCSTRRVLTMERLYGVPLTDLDSIRALVPDPELSLVTALNVWFGSLIACETFHADVHAGNLWLLRDGRIGFLDFGIVGRISPKTWAAMEIFLESFATENYESMASALVDMGATGKNVDVKAFARDLEKIFSSIQELDTEIFVATSRGPNATAVSANVVMDERQMNALFLDLVRVSESYGLKFPREFALLMKQLLYFDRYTRLLAPTMNMLQDQRITIVSNRRMRNMNQIP, encoded by the exons ATGGCGATCACGGCCATGAGGGGCGCATCCCTCGCTCgatcccctctcctcctcccccactCCCAC TTGCCTCTTGTGAGTAGTAGTAGATCGGTGCGGTTGATGAGGAAGATGACTAATGGAGGGTCGAGTAGGTTGAAGCTACTCGCTCGGTATTCGCAAGCTCAGGATGTTTCTACTCGCAATATCCAAG ACAGGATAAATGAGTTGCCAAAGCTAGTGGAAGACATTCTCCAAACATCACTCAGTACAGGACCTCGGGGTGCACTGAGGATGGCCCAAGGCATCCAAGCTGTTATTGGGGTTGGTTCAGAGTGGCTAAATGATGTGTCAAAG ACAACAAGCACAAGCACTTCTTCGAGGGTACCAACCGACATGCAGCTTGGATTGCTGTCTCCAATTTATGTGCGGAAATTATTTGAACGCATGGGAGCAACTTACATCAAGTTAGGCCAG TTCATAGCATCTGCACCTACATTGTTTCCTGCAGAATATGTAGAGGAATTTCAGAAGTGCTTTGATCGTGCTCCGGCTGTCCCTTTCAATCAGATTGAGGCTATCTTGCGTGAAGAATTGCAGAGGCCATTAGATAGTGTCTATGAGTATATTGATCCAGTTCCCATTGCCTCAGCCTCAATTGCTCAG GTTCATGCTGCAAGGCTGAAAAATTCTGGGGAAGATGTGGTTATAAAAGTATTGAAACCTGGTATAGAAGATATACTGGTTGCAGATCTGAACTTTGTTTATATCATTGCTCGCATACTGGAGTTCATAAACCCAGAACTTCGTAGGACATCTATG GTGGCTATTATAGGAGATATAAAAGAATCAATGCTGGAAGAGGTCGACTTCCGAAAAGAGGCTGTCAATATCGAGTCCTTCAGAAGATATTTAGAAAACATGGGACTTGGAAATCAGGCCAAGGCTCCAACAGTATATAGACATTGTAGCACGCGGCGTGTGTTGACAATGGAAAGGCTCTATGGAGTTCCCCTTACTGATCTTGATTCCATAAGAGCTCTTGTTCCCGATCCCGAGTTGTCTCTTGTAACTGCTCTCAATGTCTG GTTTGGAAGCTTGATTGCATGTGAGACATTCCATGCTGATGTACATGCAGGGAACTTGTGGTTACTACGTGATGGCCGTATTGGATTCCTTGATTTCG GAATTGTCGGACGAATCTCTCCGAAGACATGGGCTGCTATGGAGATCTTTttggaatcttttgcaactGAGAATTACGAATCCATGGCTTCTGCCTTAGTAGATATGGGTGCGACTGGAAAGAATGTTGATGTTAAGGCTTTTGCAAgagatttagaaaaaatattttcatctaTACAG GAGTTGGATACAGAAATTTTTGTTGCGACATCAAGAGGGCCGAATGCCACAGCGGTATCTGCTAACGTAGTTATGGATGAGAGGCAAATGAATGCTCTATTTCTCGATCTg GTTAGGGTTAGCGAATCATACGGGCTGAAATTTCCTCGAGAGTTTGCGCTTTTAATGAAGCAACTTTTGTATTTTGACCGGTACACACGATTGCTTGCTCCGACCATGAACATGCTTCAGGATCAGAGGATTACCATCGTCTCCAATAGGAGGATGAGGAACATGAATCAGATCCCTTGA
- the LOC109719164 gene encoding transcription elongation factor TFIIS-like, producing the protein MSMEKELVETFEAAKKAADAAADAGAGGGGGSPEAERCVDALKRLRKMRVTTEVLVATQVGKRLRYLTKHPHSGIQSIASDLLAIWKNIVIEETSSSKKNGISENKKPVKVEIKSETAMKVDKSATSSIKVESTPASATPKAEKRDSDLSSSKSESTKNERVFKEENKASVSKKPSSLPSGPPKLSSLIKSNDPARDKIRELLAEAFTKVSGETAKDDRDEVRYILDEVDACDPFRIAVTVESALFEKLGKSTGTHKQKYRSIMFNLRAENNTDFRRRVLLGKVKPERLVDLTPEEMASDARKMANKQIKEKALFECERAGAPKATTDQFKCGRCGQRKTTYYQLQTRSADEPMTTFVTCVNCNNHWKFC; encoded by the exons ATGTCGATGGAGAAGGAGCTCGTGGAGACCTTCGAGGCGGCGAAGAAGGCGGCGGACGCGGCGGCGGACGCGGgcgccggaggcggcggagggtcGCCGGAGGCGGAGCGGTGCGTCGACGCGCTGaagcggctgaggaagatgcgGGTCACCACGGAGGTTCTCGTGGCGACGCAG GTTGGGAAACGCCTTCGTTATCTCACAAAGCATCCACACTCAGGAATCCAATCAATCGCTTCTGACTTACTGGCTATTTGGAAAAACATCGTTATAGAAGAGACTTCTAGCAGCAAGAAAAATGGCATCTCCGAGAATAAAAAGCCTGTTAAGGTCGAAATCAAGTCTGAGACAGCCATGAAGGTTGACAAGTCAGCAACTTCCTCCATAAAAGTCGAGAGCACCCCAGCTTCAGCAACTCCTAAGGCTGAGAAAAGAGATTCAGATCTTAGCAGTTCAAAGTCGGAGAGCACAAAGAATGAAAGGGTCTTCAAGGAAGAGAATAAGGCTTCTGTTTCAAAGAAGCCATCATCCCTCCCATCTGGACCTCCGAAGTTATCATCACTAATCAAAAGTAACGATCCAGCGCGAGATAAAATCCGTGAGCTCCTTGCCGAAGCCTTTACTAAGGTTTCCGGAGAAACGGCCAAAGATGACAGAGATGAAGTTAGATACATTCTAGATGAGGTTGATGCCTGCGACCCGTTCCGCATTGCTGTGACAGTAGAATCGGCGCTGTTTGAGAAGCTGGGCAAATCAACTGGCACGCACAAGCAGAAGTACCGATCGATAATGTTCAATCTGAGGGCCGAGAATAATACTGATTTCAGAAGGAGGGTTCTTCTTGGGAAAGTAAAGCCCGAAAGACTTGTCGATTTAACTCCTGAAGAAATGGCCAGCGATGCGAGGAAGATGGCGAATAAGCAGATTAAAGAGAAGGCACTGTTCGAGTGTGAAAGGGCTGGGGCCCCGAAGGCGACGACCGACCAGTTTAAGTGCGGGCGGTGCGGGCAGCGGAAGACGACTTACTATCAGCTGCAGACGCGGAGCGCAGACGAGCCGATGACAACCTTCGTGACGTGCGTGAACTGCAACAATCACTGGAAGTTCTGTTGA
- the LOC109719531 gene encoding uncharacterized aarF domain-containing protein kinase At5g05200, chloroplastic isoform X1: protein MAITAMRGASLARSPLLLPHSHLQLPLVSSSRSVRLMRKMTNGGSSRLKLLARYSQAQDVSTRNIQDRINELPKLVEDILQTSLSTGPRGALRMAQGIQAVIGVGSEWLNDVSKTTSTSTSSRVPTDMQLGLLSPIYVRKLFERMGATYIKLGQFIASAPTLFPAEYVEEFQKCFDRAPAVPFNQIEAILREELQRPLDSVYEYIDPVPIASASIAQVHAARLKNSGEDVVIKVLKPGIEDILVADLNFVYIIARILEFINPELRRTSMVAIIGDIKESMLEEVDFRKEAVNIESFRRYLENMGLGNQAKAPTVYRHCSTRRVLTMERLYGVPLTDLDSIRALVPDPELSLVTALNVWFGSLIACETFHADVHAGNLWLLRDGRIGFLDFGIVGRISPKTWAAMEIFLESFATENYESMASALVDMGATGKNVDVKAFARDLEKIFSSIQELDTEIFVATSRGPNATAVSANVVMDERQMNALFLDLVRVSESYGLKFPREFALLMKQLLYFDRYTRLLAPTMNMLQDQRITIVSNRRMRNMNQIP from the exons ATGGCGATCACGGCCATGAGGGGCGCATCCCTCGCTCgatcccctctcctcctcccccactCCCAC ttGCAGTTGCCTCTTGTGAGTAGTAGTAGATCGGTGCGGTTGATGAGGAAGATGACTAATGGAGGGTCGAGTAGGTTGAAGCTACTCGCTCGGTATTCGCAAGCTCAGGATGTTTCTACTCGCAATATCCAAG ACAGGATAAATGAGTTGCCAAAGCTAGTGGAAGACATTCTCCAAACATCACTCAGTACAGGACCTCGGGGTGCACTGAGGATGGCCCAAGGCATCCAAGCTGTTATTGGGGTTGGTTCAGAGTGGCTAAATGATGTGTCAAAG ACAACAAGCACAAGCACTTCTTCGAGGGTACCAACCGACATGCAGCTTGGATTGCTGTCTCCAATTTATGTGCGGAAATTATTTGAACGCATGGGAGCAACTTACATCAAGTTAGGCCAG TTCATAGCATCTGCACCTACATTGTTTCCTGCAGAATATGTAGAGGAATTTCAGAAGTGCTTTGATCGTGCTCCGGCTGTCCCTTTCAATCAGATTGAGGCTATCTTGCGTGAAGAATTGCAGAGGCCATTAGATAGTGTCTATGAGTATATTGATCCAGTTCCCATTGCCTCAGCCTCAATTGCTCAG GTTCATGCTGCAAGGCTGAAAAATTCTGGGGAAGATGTGGTTATAAAAGTATTGAAACCTGGTATAGAAGATATACTGGTTGCAGATCTGAACTTTGTTTATATCATTGCTCGCATACTGGAGTTCATAAACCCAGAACTTCGTAGGACATCTATG GTGGCTATTATAGGAGATATAAAAGAATCAATGCTGGAAGAGGTCGACTTCCGAAAAGAGGCTGTCAATATCGAGTCCTTCAGAAGATATTTAGAAAACATGGGACTTGGAAATCAGGCCAAGGCTCCAACAGTATATAGACATTGTAGCACGCGGCGTGTGTTGACAATGGAAAGGCTCTATGGAGTTCCCCTTACTGATCTTGATTCCATAAGAGCTCTTGTTCCCGATCCCGAGTTGTCTCTTGTAACTGCTCTCAATGTCTG GTTTGGAAGCTTGATTGCATGTGAGACATTCCATGCTGATGTACATGCAGGGAACTTGTGGTTACTACGTGATGGCCGTATTGGATTCCTTGATTTCG GAATTGTCGGACGAATCTCTCCGAAGACATGGGCTGCTATGGAGATCTTTttggaatcttttgcaactGAGAATTACGAATCCATGGCTTCTGCCTTAGTAGATATGGGTGCGACTGGAAAGAATGTTGATGTTAAGGCTTTTGCAAgagatttagaaaaaatattttcatctaTACAG GAGTTGGATACAGAAATTTTTGTTGCGACATCAAGAGGGCCGAATGCCACAGCGGTATCTGCTAACGTAGTTATGGATGAGAGGCAAATGAATGCTCTATTTCTCGATCTg GTTAGGGTTAGCGAATCATACGGGCTGAAATTTCCTCGAGAGTTTGCGCTTTTAATGAAGCAACTTTTGTATTTTGACCGGTACACACGATTGCTTGCTCCGACCATGAACATGCTTCAGGATCAGAGGATTACCATCGTCTCCAATAGGAGGATGAGGAACATGAATCAGATCCCTTGA